In Gossypium raimondii isolate GPD5lz chromosome 12, ASM2569854v1, whole genome shotgun sequence, a single window of DNA contains:
- the LOC105762123 gene encoding uncharacterized protein LOC105762123, translating into MKNPSLRGKEHYKAITLRSGKQTSELFINSTVATQDTDGLITGEKVESDEFVDASDKEVLQIIIHISIPLVDALVQILSYRKFMKDLLSKKKKLIDIETIAITENYSVVLTNKLPSKLKDPESFTIPYSIGNHYLGKALCDLEASINLMPLSTFRKLGIAHLKSTTVDKEVPKILGQPFLATARTLIDVKKGELTMQLNDDQVTFSVFESIQCKEKEECHTVDVLDDLIKEEFKDQSTVLSEDFAVTSDVECLNDCHSMVEANKLELKHGWQIEPLDLANRTTPIFKPSIKKAPTIELKLTTTSSS; encoded by the exons ATGAAAAATCCTAGTCTGAGGGGGAAAGAACATTATAAGGCTATCactcttaggagtggtaaacaaactaGCGAACTGTTTATCAACTCTACTGTAGCAACTCAAGATACGGATGGACTGATCACTggtgagaaggttgaatctgaTGAATTTGTCGATGCATCAGACAAAGAAGTTCTACAAATTATCATTCAT ATCAGCATTCCTTTAGTAGATGCTCTGGTACAAATTCTGAGTTAtaggaaatttatgaaagacctcttgtccaagaagaaaaagCTCATTGATATTGAAACTATTGCAATCACAGAAAACTATagtgttgttttgacaaacaagTTACCCTCTAAATTGAAAGATCCTGAGAGCTTTACCATCCCATATTCAATTGGCAATCATTATTTGGGTAAGGCTTTATGCGACTTGGAAGCTAGCATtaacctaatgccactatcCACTTTCAGAAAGCTAGGAATTGCTCACCTGAAATCTACTACA GTAGACAAGGAGGTTCCCAAAATCTTGGGACAACCATTTTTAGCCACCGCTCGAACTCTGATTGATGTTAAGAAAGGTGAACTAACCATGCAACTTAATGATGACCAAGTCACCTTCagtgtttttgaatctattcaatgcaaggaaaaagaagaatgtCATACTGTTGATGTGCTAGATGATCTAATCAAGGAAGAATTCAAAGACCAAAGCACAGTACTTTCTGAAGATTTTGCAGTGACATCTGATGTCGAATGCTTAAATGATTGTCACAGCATGGTTGAAGCTAATAAACTTGAACTCAAGCATGGATGGCAGATTGAACCCTTAGACCTAGCCAATAGAACAACcccaattttcaaaccatctaTTAAAAAAGCTCCTACTATAGAATTGAAATTAACCACTACCTCCTCATCTTAA